A portion of the Deinococcota bacterium genome contains these proteins:
- a CDS encoding DUF3179 domain-containing protein: MIALELNGESRAYPLQILTWHEIANDSLAGVP, from the coding sequence GTGATCGCCCTCGAGCTGAACGGCGAGAGCAGGGCCTATCCCCTGCAGATCCTCACCTGGCACGAGATCGCCAACGACAGCCTGGCCGGCGTGCCCG